The Cohnella abietis genome has a segment encoding these proteins:
- a CDS encoding DMT family transporter: MAWILLVFAGLFEVVGVLGINRLKDKKDALSILLLLGGFAISFILLSFAMNSISMGTAYAIWTAIGTVGGTVVGMLFYGESRQIRRIFFLGLVVSAVIGLKVLGH, from the coding sequence ATGGCATGGATTTTACTTGTATTCGCAGGATTGTTCGAGGTTGTAGGCGTGCTTGGGATAAATCGTTTGAAAGATAAGAAAGATGCATTAAGTATACTTCTGCTTCTTGGGGGATTCGCTATAAGTTTTATATTATTGTCCTTTGCTATGAACTCCATCTCTATGGGCACAGCATATGCGATATGGACGGCGATTGGTACGGTAGGCGGGACAGTCGTTGGAATGCTGTTCTATGGAGAATCCCGCCAAATCCGTAGAATCTTTTTCCTCGGTCTTGTCGTGAGTGCTGTTATTGGATTAAAGGTTCTTGGACACTAG
- the ftsX gene encoding permease-like cell division protein FtsX, translating to MKFSTLSRHIREGFKNVGRNGWMTFASVSSIAVSLFILGIFMLLVMNVNKLADQLDNQVQINVYLQLETTQQKAEEIERTIKRIPEVKAVTFVPKAEGLKRFRESMGEDGKAALEGYENENNPLPDSFEIEAFDPQKIAFIAKQVEAINLTDPDKSITKVKYGKDTIQKLFSITNAVRNIGFLIVLGLAIMAMFLISTTIKMTIIARRREISIMKLVGATNNFIRWPFFIEGAIIGFSGSFISAAILLYGYSQLVNTASATIGLYMIEFSTLSEVRLLVGGTIIILGTLLGVWGSTISVRRYLKV from the coding sequence ATGAAATTTAGCACCCTTTCCCGGCATATTCGCGAAGGCTTCAAAAACGTGGGCCGCAATGGCTGGATGACATTTGCCTCTGTGAGTTCAATTGCCGTTTCCTTGTTTATCCTCGGAATCTTTATGTTATTAGTTATGAATGTGAATAAGCTTGCTGACCAATTGGACAACCAAGTTCAAATCAATGTCTACCTTCAGTTAGAAACTACCCAACAAAAGGCAGAAGAAATTGAGCGAACAATTAAGCGAATACCAGAAGTTAAGGCAGTCACCTTCGTACCTAAAGCGGAAGGCTTGAAGCGGTTTCGTGAAAGTATGGGAGAAGACGGCAAGGCAGCGTTAGAAGGCTATGAGAATGAGAACAATCCGTTGCCAGATAGCTTCGAGATTGAAGCTTTCGATCCACAAAAAATCGCCTTTATTGCTAAACAGGTTGAGGCCATTAATTTAACAGATCCCGATAAATCGATTACTAAGGTTAAATACGGTAAAGACACGATCCAGAAGCTGTTTAGTATTACAAACGCAGTCCGTAATATCGGATTTTTGATCGTACTAGGATTAGCAATCATGGCCATGTTCCTCATATCAACTACGATTAAAATGACCATCATAGCCCGTCGCCGTGAGATTTCCATCATGAAGCTTGTCGGAGCTACAAACAACTTCATACGTTGGCCATTTTTTATCGAAGGTGCGATCATCGGCTTTAGCGGGTCTTTTATAAGCGCTGCAATTTTGTTATATGGATACTCACAGCTAGTAAATACAGCAAGTGCCACCATTGGCTTGTATATGATTGAATTCTCAACGTTATCTGAGGTTCGACTGCTGGTAGGTGGAACGATTATCATACTAGGCACGCTCCTCGGAGTCTGGGGCAGTACAATCTCTGTTCGGAGATACTTAAAGGTATAA
- a CDS encoding PDZ domain-containing protein yields the protein MDPLLNVLREAGQASLALFTFPYFYIAIALVWLHARMGVTLQRKLFHVRLYGAAYLTLTRLIAGVIVGIVLSLVGLGAGSGFTSETLMFIWIAMGILALFRLRYICLAYAAGALGLLQALSSWTGIEGTEGVLAESLRILSAIDVPGLLFLAGILHIAEGFLVRLQGSKQAIPLFLLGKRGKPMGAYALTGVWPIPLLWLIPAASDGFTLPWIPLFGGGGEGVAWSLLAFPVLIGFSDRTSAFWPEEKARASGNTLMIYGAVIAALAVGTKYWSPLVVVTAIAAFVLHEGLLWFSRSRENGRVQLYSQDGKGVKVLAVLPNTPASELGFQPGELIKKVNGAVVRNKEQLHAAMQRQAAFCKLEVVNRDGHIKFLQRARYEGEHYQLGLIMAPDEDVEFVAAPRSASIWQGLREAGARRLGNSPTMLARRQAAQAAEELAAAEESVLAAAELEEPEEDPGLPPRSIHYQKKP from the coding sequence GTGGATCCTCTGTTGAATGTATTGCGGGAGGCAGGACAAGCCTCATTGGCCTTATTCACGTTCCCGTATTTCTATATTGCGATCGCTCTAGTATGGTTGCATGCACGCATGGGTGTTACGTTACAGCGTAAATTGTTCCATGTCCGATTGTACGGAGCAGCATACTTAACACTGACAAGATTAATAGCCGGTGTTATTGTCGGTATTGTGTTATCTCTCGTTGGGCTTGGTGCGGGCTCCGGGTTTACTTCTGAGACTTTAATGTTTATATGGATAGCAATGGGGATATTGGCTCTATTCCGCTTGCGATATATATGCCTTGCGTATGCGGCGGGTGCTTTGGGCTTGCTTCAAGCTTTGTCTAGCTGGACAGGTATAGAGGGAACGGAAGGTGTGTTAGCAGAGTCGCTGCGAATACTTTCTGCGATCGATGTTCCAGGTTTGCTTTTTCTTGCTGGTATTCTGCACATTGCTGAAGGCTTCCTTGTACGTTTGCAGGGTTCTAAGCAAGCGATTCCTTTGTTCCTCTTAGGGAAGAGGGGCAAGCCGATGGGAGCTTATGCGCTAACTGGAGTATGGCCGATTCCACTTCTCTGGCTCATCCCTGCGGCATCTGACGGCTTTACTTTGCCTTGGATACCTCTATTTGGTGGAGGGGGCGAGGGTGTAGCATGGAGCCTGTTGGCTTTTCCGGTGTTGATCGGCTTCAGTGATCGGACTTCTGCTTTCTGGCCGGAGGAAAAAGCACGTGCTTCTGGAAATACACTCATGATTTATGGGGCTGTTATTGCGGCGTTGGCAGTTGGGACTAAATACTGGTCACCGCTTGTTGTGGTTACTGCTATTGCGGCATTTGTGCTGCATGAAGGGTTGTTGTGGTTTAGCCGTTCGAGGGAGAATGGTCGGGTTCAACTATACTCTCAAGATGGGAAAGGCGTGAAAGTGCTAGCAGTGCTGCCGAATACACCTGCATCTGAGCTCGGGTTTCAACCCGGTGAGTTAATCAAGAAGGTCAATGGAGCGGTTGTCAGGAACAAGGAGCAATTGCATGCGGCTATGCAAAGACAAGCAGCCTTCTGTAAGCTAGAGGTTGTAAACCGAGACGGGCACATTAAGTTTCTACAACGCGCACGCTATGAAGGTGAACATTATCAGCTAGGATTGATTATGGCACCGGACGAGGATGTGGAATTTGTGGCTGCTCCTCGTTCTGCTTCTATCTGGCAAGGCTTGAGAGAGGCAGGAGCCAGAAGGCTTGGAAATTCACCGACGATGCTCGCTCGCAGACAAGCTGCTCAAGCAGCAGAAGAGCTTGCAGCGGCGGAAGAATCCGTATTAGCAGCAGCCGAATTGGAGGAGCCAGAAGAGGACCCAGGGCTTCCTCCACGCAGCATTCATTATCAAAAAAAACCTTGA
- a CDS encoding SPFH domain-containing protein: protein MGLFDFIKGQFIEVIEWLDDKGVLVHRFPAYDNAIKMGAKLIVRESQAAIFVNEGQIADVFGPGTHTLSTQNLPVLTALKSWKYAFNSPFKSDVYFLNLATFTDLKWGTTNPVIMRDPEFGIIRIRGFGNYSIKINDPTLFLTEIFGTKQEFTTSSITGFLKSIIVSGISDLLGESKIPVADLASSYNELSQLATTRLQQHFTAIGLALTSLTIENVSLPEEVEKMIDRKSSMNIAGNLDNYMKYQTAEAIREAANNDSGGVAGAGAGLGAGMAMGQMMSQMINNRPAESQPNPTPPVQSDSHPQQQPSGKKFCSECGSKLSENAKFCSDCGSKT from the coding sequence ATGGGGTTATTTGATTTCATTAAAGGCCAATTTATAGAGGTCATAGAGTGGCTGGACGATAAAGGGGTTCTCGTTCACCGTTTTCCTGCTTACGACAATGCGATTAAGATGGGTGCAAAGCTCATCGTGCGCGAATCCCAAGCTGCTATCTTCGTTAACGAAGGTCAGATTGCCGATGTATTCGGACCAGGCACCCACACTTTAAGCACTCAGAACTTACCTGTTCTTACCGCTTTGAAATCGTGGAAATACGCCTTCAATTCTCCATTTAAATCGGACGTCTATTTCCTAAACCTAGCTACCTTTACCGACTTGAAATGGGGAACGACAAATCCAGTCATTATGCGTGATCCCGAATTTGGTATTATTCGTATTCGCGGATTCGGGAATTATTCAATTAAGATAAATGACCCTACCCTATTTCTTACAGAAATATTCGGTACTAAGCAGGAATTTACGACTTCAAGCATTACTGGATTTCTGAAATCCATTATCGTTTCCGGCATTAGCGATCTGCTAGGAGAATCAAAAATTCCCGTCGCCGACTTAGCAAGCTCATATAATGAATTGAGTCAATTGGCGACTACTCGTCTACAGCAGCATTTCACAGCAATAGGTCTCGCACTCACAAGTCTGACGATTGAGAACGTATCATTGCCAGAAGAAGTAGAAAAAATGATCGATCGGAAATCTTCAATGAATATCGCTGGAAATCTTGATAACTACATGAAATATCAAACTGCTGAGGCGATTCGTGAAGCTGCCAATAACGATAGCGGAGGCGTTGCTGGTGCTGGAGCAGGACTTGGAGCCGGGATGGCAATGGGACAAATGATGAGCCAGATGATTAACAATAGACCCGCTGAGTCGCAACCAAATCCAACACCGCCGGTGCAATCCGATTCCCATCCGCAGCAACAGCCAAGCGGCAAAAAGTTTTGTTCCGAGTGCGGAAGTAAGCTCTCCGAGAATGCCAAATTCTGCTCCGATTGTGGGAGCAAAACATAG
- a CDS encoding S41 family peptidase, producing MWFRGRTVLAITLLTTIAASIATYAFIELPDWDFKSSNRQEGVNSPIAGGLRQDEIDKVNKALNLIEHRFIFKMDRKELLDGLIHGMVESLHDPFSVYKSREESEQFNEALQGVFMGIGVTLRTDNGMIVVETTIRGSPAEKAGLQPMDILLSVNGESLENVALSEAKNKIRGPKGTKAKLKVRREGTTTPLDLELVRDRIDLQIVNSELGSDGVGRLWINQFNGDTATQVQNELKLMESKGLKALVIDVRNNPGGLLESVIDVADQFVEKGQSIVQYEYKDGKHKVDYAPNGAKNGKKWPLVVLINKGSASAAEILAGALQQSANALLVGETTYGKGTVQMLFRDELGDGSMVKLTVNKWLLPDGTWIHEKGINPDITVSQPGYFFSSKLPRDIVLKFDMTGDAIRNLQNIMEGVGFPADRKDGYFSQATKAALEAFQKREKLVVSGEVDGSTAQRLEELLNKNLHDNPEFDKQWQAALAKARDMIAALS from the coding sequence GTGTGGTTTAGAGGTCGCACTGTGTTGGCGATAACATTGCTAACAACAATAGCAGCGAGTATAGCGACTTATGCCTTTATTGAGCTGCCAGACTGGGACTTTAAATCCTCAAACCGACAAGAGGGCGTAAATTCCCCTATTGCCGGAGGATTGCGGCAGGATGAAATAGATAAAGTAAATAAGGCATTAAATTTAATTGAGCATCGGTTTATTTTCAAGATGGATCGTAAAGAGCTGCTTGATGGTCTCATTCATGGGATGGTTGAATCGCTGCATGATCCTTTTTCTGTTTACAAATCCCGAGAGGAATCGGAACAGTTTAATGAGGCGCTTCAAGGCGTGTTCATGGGAATTGGTGTGACGCTCAGAACGGATAACGGAATGATAGTTGTAGAAACAACGATTAGAGGGTCTCCGGCGGAAAAAGCGGGATTACAGCCAATGGATATTCTGCTTTCTGTAAATGGAGAGAGCTTAGAAAATGTAGCTTTGAGCGAGGCGAAGAACAAAATTCGTGGTCCTAAGGGAACGAAGGCAAAGCTTAAGGTTCGACGAGAAGGAACAACGACACCATTAGATCTGGAGCTGGTTCGAGACCGGATAGATTTACAGATCGTGAATTCCGAATTAGGGTCTGACGGTGTTGGGCGCTTATGGATTAACCAATTCAATGGGGACACCGCCACACAAGTGCAAAATGAGCTTAAACTCATGGAGAGCAAAGGCTTGAAGGCGCTTGTTATTGATGTGCGTAATAATCCTGGGGGCTTGCTAGAATCGGTAATCGATGTTGCTGATCAGTTCGTGGAGAAAGGTCAGTCAATCGTTCAGTACGAATATAAGGATGGCAAGCATAAAGTAGATTATGCTCCCAACGGGGCTAAGAACGGTAAAAAATGGCCACTGGTTGTCCTTATAAATAAAGGTAGCGCCAGTGCAGCTGAAATACTTGCAGGAGCGTTGCAACAATCAGCTAATGCCCTTCTAGTAGGTGAAACTACTTATGGCAAAGGAACGGTTCAGATGCTGTTTAGGGATGAGCTTGGCGATGGTAGCATGGTTAAGCTAACGGTTAATAAATGGTTATTACCTGATGGGACATGGATTCATGAAAAAGGGATAAATCCAGATATAACGGTCTCACAGCCGGGATATTTCTTTTCCTCAAAATTGCCTCGGGATATTGTACTCAAATTTGATATGACTGGGGATGCCATTAGGAACCTTCAGAACATTATGGAAGGTGTAGGGTTTCCAGCAGACCGCAAGGATGGCTATTTCAGCCAGGCGACGAAAGCGGCATTGGAAGCATTTCAGAAGCGTGAGAAGCTAGTTGTTAGCGGAGAAGTAGATGGTTCAACGGCGCAACGTTTAGAAGAGCTCCTCAATAAGAACTTGCATGATAATCCCGAATTCGATAAGCAGTGGCAAGCAGCACTTGCTAAGGCGAGGGATATGATTGCTGCCTTATCTTAG
- the ftsE gene encoding cell division ATP-binding protein FtsE: MIELQDIWKTYADGTTALQGVNVLIDRNEFVYIVGPSGAGKSTFMKLIYREEVPTKGQISVNGFNIGKLKHRKIPYVRRNIGVIFQDYKLLPKLTAFDNVAFAMEVIEAPRKQIRRRTLEVLELVGLKHKINSLPAQLSGGEQQRVAIARAIVNSPAVIVADEPTGNLDPETSWGIMNLLEEINFRGTTIVMATHNKEIVNTLRKRVIAIEQGSIVRDQQRGEYGYEI; encoded by the coding sequence GTGATCGAATTACAGGATATCTGGAAGACCTATGCCGATGGAACAACGGCGCTTCAGGGCGTAAACGTTCTCATTGATCGCAACGAATTCGTGTACATAGTTGGACCTTCTGGTGCAGGGAAGTCAACCTTCATGAAGTTGATCTACCGGGAAGAAGTGCCGACCAAAGGACAAATTTCCGTAAATGGTTTTAATATAGGTAAGCTTAAGCATCGTAAAATTCCGTACGTCCGTCGTAACATTGGGGTTATTTTTCAAGATTATAAGCTGCTACCTAAATTGACGGCGTTTGATAATGTGGCCTTTGCAATGGAAGTTATTGAAGCGCCGCGGAAGCAAATCCGTCGTCGTACATTGGAAGTTTTGGAGCTTGTAGGCCTTAAACATAAAATAAACAGCCTGCCTGCCCAGCTCTCAGGGGGAGAACAGCAGCGTGTAGCGATTGCCCGGGCTATCGTCAACAGTCCTGCTGTAATTGTAGCGGATGAGCCAACAGGGAACCTGGATCCCGAGACATCATGGGGCATTATGAATTTACTCGAAGAAATCAATTTCCGCGGTACGACAATTGTTATGGCCACTCACAACAAAGAGATTGTAAATACACTTCGTAAACGTGTCATAGCGATAGAACAGGGAAGCATCGTTCGTGATCAGCAGAGAGGGGAATACGGCTATGAAATTTAG
- a CDS encoding murein hydrolase activator EnvC family protein, producing MRNKLLLLIAMLLAVGLITQPYNGQALSEIEKIDKDLKKLKDDMDRAQKNQKYAEKNVKELAGKKEATKEDIEALLGRIDGVHKKLESTQGKIETAEKKLYETGKVLEDSIKQRDNRKELMDSRVRMAYVEGPVSYLDVLLSSASFSDFLNRFDAVESIASQDRTIADAKKRYSEEVAEKKVQLEKDLEEVKALYAEMEVQKAQLEQDERDKEVMISKLSKEIESLEEISEESEKQLTELAKQASALEAKKNRIKNYYKGGKLGVPLKSEYQLSSEFGYRNHPITHKKAFHAGLDMAAPKGTPVYAAETGVVTIARTYSGYGNCIVIDHGGDLLTLYGHLSSILVKEGETVKRGEKIGLVGSTGQSTGNHLHFEVRKNFEQVNPAPYLK from the coding sequence GTGAGAAACAAATTATTACTGCTCATAGCGATGTTATTGGCAGTCGGTCTAATTACACAGCCCTATAACGGACAAGCTTTATCCGAAATCGAGAAAATTGATAAAGATCTTAAGAAGCTCAAGGATGATATGGATCGGGCGCAAAAGAACCAGAAATATGCAGAGAAGAACGTCAAAGAGCTGGCTGGGAAAAAGGAAGCGACGAAGGAAGATATTGAAGCTTTGCTCGGCAGAATTGATGGGGTTCATAAAAAACTAGAATCAACACAAGGAAAAATTGAAACTGCTGAGAAGAAGCTATATGAGACTGGTAAAGTGCTTGAGGATTCCATTAAGCAACGGGATAATCGAAAAGAGCTGATGGATTCACGGGTTCGTATGGCTTATGTAGAAGGCCCTGTCTCCTATTTGGACGTTTTGCTTAGCTCGGCCAGCTTTTCTGATTTCTTGAACCGTTTCGACGCTGTGGAGTCTATTGCATCGCAGGACCGCACCATTGCAGATGCGAAGAAGAGATATTCAGAGGAAGTCGCCGAGAAGAAAGTCCAGCTAGAGAAAGATCTGGAGGAAGTTAAGGCGCTTTATGCTGAGATGGAAGTCCAGAAGGCACAGCTGGAGCAGGATGAGCGGGATAAAGAAGTGATGATCTCCAAGCTTTCCAAGGAAATTGAGAGTTTGGAAGAAATCAGTGAAGAATCAGAGAAGCAGCTTACAGAGCTTGCGAAGCAAGCTTCTGCTCTAGAAGCGAAGAAAAACCGGATTAAGAACTACTATAAGGGCGGCAAGCTAGGTGTGCCTTTGAAATCAGAATATCAGCTTTCGTCAGAATTTGGTTACCGCAATCATCCAATTACGCACAAGAAGGCGTTTCACGCTGGTTTGGATATGGCTGCACCGAAAGGAACGCCAGTGTATGCTGCTGAGACAGGGGTTGTAACTATCGCTCGAACTTACAGCGGGTACGGCAACTGCATCGTAATTGATCATGGCGGCGACTTATTGACACTTTACGGACATCTGAGCAGTATACTTGTAAAAGAGGGCGAGACGGTCAAAAGAGGTGAGAAGATCGGCTTAGTAGGCTCAACAGGCCAATCTACCGGTAATCATCTGCATTTCGAAGTTCGCAAAAATTTCGAACAGGTTAATCCTGCGCCCTATTTGAAATAA
- a CDS encoding DMT family transporter, with amino-acid sequence MNRYWLLLGIAGLCEIGWVSGLKNSTTVWEWTLTIIGVILSFLGLIYSTRTLPVGTTYAVFTGIGAAGTVLAESIFYNVPFDVSKLVLIVIMIIGIAGLKMSTTATVQEVEK; translated from the coding sequence ATGAATCGTTATTGGTTACTGCTCGGAATTGCAGGTTTGTGTGAGATAGGATGGGTATCAGGTCTGAAAAATTCTACTACAGTATGGGAATGGACATTAACTATCATTGGAGTCATATTGAGCTTCTTGGGCTTGATTTATTCTACCCGTACACTACCCGTAGGAACGACTTATGCTGTATTCACAGGTATTGGTGCAGCGGGAACGGTATTGGCAGAATCTATTTTCTATAATGTTCCCTTTGATGTAAGTAAATTAGTTCTGATTGTTATCATGATTATTGGGATAGCAGGACTTAAGATGTCTACCACAGCTACCGTGCAGGAGGTGGAGAAGTAA
- a CDS encoding murein hydrolase activator EnvC family protein: MRNKLLLLIAMLLAVGLITQPYNGQALSEVEKIDKDLKKLKDDMDRAQKNQKYAEKSVIELTGKKEATKEDIEKLLGRIDGVQKKLESTQGKIETAEKKLYKTGKVLEDSIKQRDNRKELMDSRVRMAYVEGPVSYLDVLLSSASFSDFLNRFDAVESIASQDRNIADAKKRYSEEVAEKKIQREKDLEEVKALYAEMETQKAQLEQDEKDKEVMISKLSKEIEEKEEISEESARQLTELAKQASALEAKKNRIKNYYKGGKLGMPLKSEYRLSSEFGYRIHPITHTKKLHTGMDMAAPKGTPVYAAETGVVTIAQSWSGYGNCIIIDHGGGLWTLYGHLSSILVKKGETVKRGEKIGLVGSTGQSTGNHLHFEVRKNSEPVNPAPYLK, translated from the coding sequence GTGAGAAACAAACTATTACTGCTCATAGCGATGTTATTGGCAGTCGGTCTAATTACACAGCCTTATAACGGACAAGCTTTATCCGAAGTTGAGAAAATTGATAAAGATCTTAAAAAGCTCAAGGATGATATGGATCGGGCGCAAAAGAACCAGAAGTATGCAGAGAAGAGCGTTATAGAGCTGACTGGGAAAAAGGAAGCGACGAAGGAAGATATTGAAAAGTTGCTTGGCAGAATTGATGGGGTTCAGAAAAAACTCGAATCAACACAAGGGAAAATTGAAACTGCTGAAAAGAAGCTATATAAGACTGGCAAAGTTCTTGAGGATTCCATTAAGCAACGGGACAATCGAAAAGAGCTGATGGATTCACGGGTTCGTATGGCTTATGTAGAAGGACCTGTCTCCTATTTGGACGTTTTGCTTAGCTCAGCAAGCTTTTCTGATTTCTTGAATCGCTTCGACGCAGTGGAGTCTATTGCATCACAGGACCGCAACATTGCAGATGCGAAGAAGAGATATTCTGAGGAAGTCGCCGAGAAGAAAATCCAGCGGGAGAAGGACTTGGAAGAAGTTAAGGCGCTTTATGCCGAGATGGAAACCCAGAAGGCGCAGCTGGAGCAGGATGAGAAGGATAAAGAAGTGATGATCTCCAAGCTTTCCAAGGAAATTGAGGAGAAGGAAGAAATCAGTGAGGAATCAGCGAGGCAGCTTACAGAGCTCGCGAAGCAAGCTTCAGCTTTAGAAGCGAAGAAAAACAGGATTAAGAACTATTACAAGGGCGGTAAGCTAGGAATGCCTTTGAAATCAGAATATCGACTCTCGTCAGAATTCGGTTACCGCATTCATCCAATTACACACACGAAGAAGCTTCACACGGGTATGGATATGGCTGCGCCGAAAGGAACGCCAGTGTACGCGGCTGAGACAGGGGTTGTAACTATCGCTCAATCTTGGAGTGGGTATGGCAACTGCATCATTATTGATCATGGCGGTGGCTTATGGACACTTTACGGGCATCTGAGCAGTATACTTGTAAAGAAGGGCGAGACAGTCAAAAGAGGCGAGAAGATCGGCTTAGTAGGCTCAACAGGCCAATCTACCGGTAATCATCTGCATTTTGAAGTCCGTAAAAATTCCGAACCGGTTAATCCCGCGCCCTATTTGAAATAA
- the uvrB gene encoding excinuclease ABC subunit UvrB, producing the protein MAISDVEHKPFRLVSEYSPDGDQPGAIKQLAEGILEGKKHQTLLGATGTGKTFTIAQTIAKVNKPTLVIAHNKTLAMQLCSEFKEFFPDNAVEYFVSYYDYYQPEAYIPSTDTYIEKDSSINDEIDKMRHSSTASLFERRDVIIVASVSCIYGLGSPEEYRDLRLSLRVGMERSRNDILHKLIDIQYDRNDLNFVRGTFRVRGDVIEIFPVSRADSAIRVEMFGDEIERITEIDVLTGEITGQREHVIIFPGSHFVTGEEKMKRAMVNIERELEERLVELRDAGKLLEAQRLEQRTRYDLEMMAEMGFCSGIENYSGPMTFRERGATPYTLMDFFPEDYMIVIDESHVTLPQVRAMYNGDQARKSVLVDHGFRLPSAKDNRPLKFEEFEEKARQLVFVSATPGPYELEHCPTVVEQIIRPTGLIDPIIEIRPTKGQIDDLLGEIRDRIAKDERVLVTTLTKKMSEDLTDYMKEVGIKVRYLHSDIKTLERMAILRDLRLGVFDVLIGINLLREGLDLPEVSLVTILDADKEGFLRSERSLIQTIGRAARNAGGRVIMYGDKITDSMAKAISETDRRRTIQLAYNEKHGITPQTIVKKVRDLIEATKAAESKSTYLTGAENLSKLSKKDRASIVERLEFEMKEAAKSLQFERAAELRDALLELKAGL; encoded by the coding sequence ATGGCCATTTCGGACGTGGAGCATAAGCCCTTTAGACTGGTATCTGAATATTCACCGGATGGGGATCAGCCTGGGGCAATCAAGCAATTGGCAGAGGGTATTCTAGAAGGGAAGAAGCATCAAACCTTACTTGGGGCAACGGGCACGGGTAAGACATTTACGATTGCACAGACTATCGCCAAGGTTAATAAGCCAACACTTGTTATTGCACATAACAAGACGTTGGCTATGCAGCTATGTAGCGAGTTTAAGGAGTTCTTTCCGGACAATGCGGTAGAATACTTCGTCAGCTACTATGATTACTATCAGCCAGAGGCTTACATTCCATCTACGGATACTTACATTGAGAAGGATTCAAGTATTAATGATGAGATTGATAAGATGCGACATTCCTCGACTGCGTCTCTGTTTGAAAGACGAGATGTTATTATCGTAGCCAGCGTCTCTTGTATTTACGGCTTGGGCTCGCCAGAGGAATACCGGGATTTGCGTCTCAGCTTAAGAGTTGGGATGGAGCGATCAAGGAATGATATTTTGCATAAGCTCATTGATATACAATATGACCGCAATGACTTGAATTTTGTGCGGGGAACGTTTCGAGTACGCGGCGATGTCATCGAGATATTTCCGGTATCCAGAGCGGATTCAGCGATTCGGGTTGAGATGTTCGGGGACGAGATTGAGCGCATTACGGAAATCGATGTTCTGACTGGTGAAATTACTGGTCAGCGTGAGCATGTTATTATCTTTCCAGGTTCTCACTTCGTAACCGGTGAAGAGAAGATGAAACGCGCGATGGTTAATATTGAACGAGAGCTAGAAGAAAGGCTTGTTGAGCTTAGAGATGCAGGAAAGCTGTTGGAGGCTCAACGATTAGAGCAACGGACCCGTTATGATCTGGAAATGATGGCAGAGATGGGCTTCTGCTCTGGAATCGAGAATTATTCTGGTCCGATGACCTTCCGAGAGCGTGGGGCAACTCCGTATACGCTTATGGATTTCTTTCCAGAAGATTATATGATCGTCATAGATGAATCTCACGTTACGCTTCCTCAAGTACGCGCCATGTACAATGGTGACCAGGCCCGTAAATCTGTGCTTGTTGATCATGGCTTCCGCTTGCCGTCTGCTAAGGACAACCGGCCTTTGAAGTTTGAAGAGTTCGAGGAGAAGGCGAGGCAGCTAGTCTTCGTATCTGCGACACCAGGTCCCTATGAGCTTGAACACTGTCCGACGGTAGTTGAGCAGATCATCCGCCCTACTGGACTGATAGATCCAATTATCGAAATTCGTCCCACGAAGGGCCAGATAGACGATTTACTTGGGGAAATTCGTGATCGTATAGCCAAGGACGAGAGGGTTCTTGTCACTACACTAACGAAAAAGATGTCTGAAGATTTGACCGATTATATGAAGGAAGTCGGCATTAAGGTTCGATATCTCCACTCCGATATTAAAACATTGGAGCGGATGGCGATTTTGCGAGATTTACGACTTGGTGTGTTTGACGTGCTCATTGGGATTAACCTTCTAAGGGAAGGTCTCGATTTACCGGAGGTTTCATTGGTTACGATTCTGGATGCAGACAAGGAAGGCTTCTTGCGTTCAGAACGATCGCTGATCCAAACCATTGGACGTGCTGCGAGAAACGCCGGTGGCCGCGTTATTATGTACGGGGACAAAATAACGGATTCTATGGCCAAGGCAATTAGCGAAACGGATCGTCGTCGCACGATTCAATTGGCTTACAATGAGAAGCACGGCATTACTCCGCAGACGATTGTTAAGAAGGTTCGCGATTTGATTGAAGCGACTAAGGCGGCAGAGTCGAAGAGCACTTATCTTACTGGAGCCGAGAATCTTAGTAAGCTATCGAAGAAGGATCGTGCGTCGATTGTTGAGCGTTTGGAATTCGAGATGAAGGAAGCTGCCAAGAGTCTCCAGTTCGAGCGAGCAGCAGAGCTTAGGGATGCTTTACTGGAACTGAAGGCAGGATTGTAG